Part of the Tribolium castaneum strain GA2 chromosome 4, icTriCast1.1, whole genome shotgun sequence genome is shown below.
CACCAAGACAGTTTTTGCCACGTGGTTAAATTTTAGGTATTTTAGGGACTCCCCCAATTACGTGGTCGTGATGTTGGACTTTGTCAAGGAAGAGCGGGTGCTCCGCAGGATTTCGCGCTGTAACCACCGCCCCTTGTCCGCAGAGGCGCGCTTGGCCCCCGTGCAAGTTATCGTAGTACGTTTTTCAAGAGTTTAACACTGTTTAACCATATTTTAGCGCTGAATTTCAGGACAGTGGGGTGCCCCATCACTGCTCAATCTGGTCGATCTTCAAGCCCCCGTCGCTGCGAGTCGCCTATTGCACCCTCCTGGGCAGCTGGTTCTTCCTGGGGTACACGCAGAGCCTCACCATGAAGTACGCCTACGAGGACTTCAAGCGCTTGCCAATATTCGGCTGTTGCGGCATTTTTGGAAGCCTTCTAGCCGTGTTTTTGTGCCATTTCTTCCAACACAAAGTCGTAATCGGCATTTTCGCGATTTCCAAGAACATCTCGCTTGGCATTTGCCTGCTGTTGGACCTTTTGTGGCACAATTCTGTAATATTGTGTCGATTGTTGGTCGTGTCCTAGTTTTTTTTCCAGGAATGTTTGGTCTTCAAAATTGGGATTTTGTCGAGCGCGTTCTGGCTGTGGGGGGTCAGGGGGGCGCTCTTCACCCTAACCCCGCGCATGTTCCCGACCGAGAAGCGCTGCCTCTGCTGTGGGGTGTGTTTTGCTACGTTCCACCTTGGGTTTTTCCTGGCAATTGTGCTGGATTACTTTTTTGATAACACGATTTGGACAATTGGGGGGATTTTCCTACTCGGGGGGGTTATCGAGCTAACTGGGAGTTTCTGGTTTTGGGACGTGCAAAATCGGGAATTGCCCGACTATTTGATAGATTGTATAAGATTTGAAAAGTAAGTCGCTTCACTCTGTTCGCAGTCAAAACGTAAATTGCAGATTTTACAAACCGTCgagatttttaattatttatgagAACATGGCGGGTCCGGACCTGGAAGTGGAAGTCAAAGTGATGGATTTGAATCCGATTGAGCAACCCGTTaagaaaaaatgatgtttgaCTTGTcccaataaaatattgaaagttTTGACTTTATTGACTCTGTCACACGTGTCATGTTTTCCGAAAGTCTCCCTCTAGTCCGCGTCAAAAACGGAAGCCCGCCTGAGGAGCTTCTGGCCACCAATGCTGGAGGTTTTGGCCGGTGGCAAGTCTGTGTGGTGTCTATAACGCTCCTCTGTATCTTATTTCACGGCTTCGACGTGTATACGTCCAAACTTGCGACCCCAATTCCCCTAAATTACACTTGTTCGGCGCCAAATAGCAGTCGATGTTTCTACGCTAATGGTACCAAATGTCGGGAATTTACTTTTTCGAAAGAGTACCAAATTTATACATATGCCGAGAGAGTAAGTTGCGATTAC
Proteins encoded:
- the LOC658106 gene encoding solute carrier family 22 member 3 isoform X3; translated protein: MKFFRNNVLVSDSSPPEEIVPAITGCCGLWQISVCIGAFLSQFIHGLDLTTLQTSAVSEMNYTCKGTNSSICSYPNGTKCTEFEYYSDTIISFAEKLNLVCEKGKYVLWIRNVYRMGLFLGYFMSGVCGDKFGLKPTAMIFISLQSLTGLFILSMRSYEIVLFFVFTHGVFSNSINLIPSVAVSDVVGNRWRTLALGIVASGVPLSIAVFPFYYNLFNDISGVVAADSVLPLILLLPLVDSPNYVVVMLDFVKEERVLRRISRCNHRPLSAEARLAPVQVIVDSGVPHHCSIWSIFKPPSLRVAYCTLLGSWFFLGYTQSLTMKYAYEDFKRLPIFGCCGIFGSLLAVFLCHFFQHKVVIGIFAISKNISLGICLLLDLLWHNSECLVFKIGILSSAFWLWGVRGALFTLTPRMFPTEKRCLCCGVCFATFHLGFFLAIVLDYFFDNTIWTIGGIFLLGGVIELTGSFWFWDVQNRELPDYLIDCIRFEKFYKPSRFLIIYENMAGPDLEVEVKVMDLNPIEQPVKKK
- the LOC658106 gene encoding solute carrier family 22 member 3 isoform X1 gives rise to the protein MKFFRNNVLVSDSSPPEEIVPAITGCCGLWQISVCIGAFLSQFIHGLDLTTLQTSAVSEMNYTCKGTNSSICSYPNGTKCTEFEYYSDTIISFAEKLNLVCEKGKYVLWIRNVYRMGLFLGYFMSGVCGDKFGLKPTAMIFISLQSLTGLFILSMRSYEIVLFFVFTHGVFSNSINLIPSVAVSDVVGNRWRTLALGIVASGVPLSIAVFPFYYNLFNDISGVVAADSVLPLILLLPLVYFRDSPNYVVVMLDFVKEERVLRRISRCNHRPLSAEARLAPVQVIVDSGVPHHCSIWSIFKPPSLRVAYCTLLGSWFFLGYTQSLTMKYAYEDFKRLPIFGCCGIFGSLLAVFLCHFFQHKVVIGIFAISKNISLGICLLLDLLWHNSECLVFKIGILSSAFWLWGVRGALFTLTPRMFPTEKRCLCCGVCFATFHLGFFLAIVLDYFFDNTIWTIGGIFLLGGVIELTGSFWFWDVQNRELPDYLIDCIRFEKFYKPSRFLIIYENMAGPDLEVEVKVMDLNPIEQPVKKK
- the LOC658106 gene encoding solute carrier family 22 member 3 isoform X2, with the protein product MKFFRNNVLVSDSSPPEEIVPAITGCCGLWQISVCIGAFLSQFIHGLDLTTLQTSAVSEMNYTCKGTNSSICSYPNGTKCTEFEYYSDTIISFAEKLNLVCEKGKYVLWIRNVYRMGLFLGYFMSGVCGDKFGLKPTAMIFISLQSLTGLFILSMRSYEIVLFFVFTHGVFSNSINLIPSVAVSDVVGNRWRTLALGIVASGVPLSIAVFPFYYNLFNDISGVVAADSVLPLILLLPLVYFRDSPNYVVVMLDFVKEERVLRRISRCNHRPLSAEARLAPVQVIDSGVPHHCSIWSIFKPPSLRVAYCTLLGSWFFLGYTQSLTMKYAYEDFKRLPIFGCCGIFGSLLAVFLCHFFQHKVVIGIFAISKNISLGICLLLDLLWHNSECLVFKIGILSSAFWLWGVRGALFTLTPRMFPTEKRCLCCGVCFATFHLGFFLAIVLDYFFDNTIWTIGGIFLLGGVIELTGSFWFWDVQNRELPDYLIDCIRFEKFYKPSRFLIIYENMAGPDLEVEVKVMDLNPIEQPVKKK